In a genomic window of Arthrobacter woluwensis:
- a CDS encoding DUF1844 domain-containing protein, whose protein sequence is MSTFEHEDHGTAAGDPAAGHTRDIAEVPAVEVISTAAVHLMSAAAVKLGLADDPNAEDLKDLDEARKLITALAGFITAAAPEIGSQHAGPLRDGLRTLQLAFREASLIKDEPGKGPGEKFTGPVN, encoded by the coding sequence ATGAGCACTTTTGAACACGAAGACCACGGCACCGCTGCGGGCGACCCCGCCGCCGGGCACACCCGCGACATCGCCGAAGTCCCCGCGGTCGAGGTCATCTCCACCGCGGCCGTCCACCTCATGAGCGCCGCCGCCGTGAAGCTCGGCCTCGCGGACGATCCGAACGCCGAGGACCTCAAGGACCTCGACGAGGCCCGCAAGCTCATCACCGCGCTGGCAGGCTTCATCACGGCGGCCGCCCCGGAGATCGGCTCCCAGCACGCCGGCCCGTTGCGTGACGGCCTGCGCACCCTGCAGCTCGCGTTCCGCGAAGCCTCCCTCATCAAGGATGAGCCCGGCAAGGGCCCCGGCGAGAAGTTCACCGGCCCCGTCAACTGA
- the infC gene encoding translation initiation factor IF-3, with translation MRLVGPAGEQVGIVRIEDALRLAAEADLDLVEVAPQAKPPVCKLMDFGKYKYEAAVKAREARKNQTNTVLKEIRFRLKIDKHDYETKRGHALRFLGAGDKVKAMIQFRGREQQRPEMGIRLLQRFAEDVAEVGVIESTPRIDGRNMVMVIGPLKNKAEAKAEARRAAQRAEAKAQNEAKAQAESDRVDTDNATPLSNNLGEQLAEALKASESVAVEAPLEDVAADEAVVVEAPVEEASVEEAPVEEAPVAEAPVEEAPAEEAVVEEAPVKEAPVEERKPAAKPAAAKPAAAKPAAAKPAAAKPAAAPKPAAKPAAAPKPSMPKPGTPKPGARKAN, from the coding sequence GTGCGGTTGGTCGGCCCAGCCGGTGAGCAGGTGGGTATCGTCCGCATCGAGGACGCCCTCCGTCTGGCCGCAGAAGCAGACCTTGATCTCGTTGAGGTTGCGCCTCAGGCCAAGCCGCCTGTCTGCAAGCTGATGGACTTCGGCAAGTACAAGTACGAAGCCGCGGTGAAGGCACGCGAGGCCCGGAAGAACCAGACCAACACGGTCCTGAAGGAAATCCGGTTCCGCCTGAAGATCGACAAGCACGACTACGAGACCAAGCGCGGTCACGCGCTGCGCTTCCTCGGCGCCGGTGACAAGGTCAAGGCCATGATCCAGTTCCGTGGCCGTGAGCAGCAGCGTCCCGAGATGGGCATCCGCCTTCTCCAGCGCTTCGCCGAAGACGTGGCCGAGGTCGGCGTCATCGAGTCCACCCCGCGCATCGACGGCCGCAACATGGTCATGGTGATCGGTCCGCTCAAGAACAAGGCCGAAGCGAAGGCCGAAGCCCGTCGCGCCGCACAGCGTGCCGAGGCCAAGGCTCAGAACGAGGCCAAGGCCCAGGCCGAGTCGGACCGTGTGGACACGGACAACGCCACTCCGCTGAGCAACAACCTCGGCGAGCAGCTCGCCGAGGCTCTGAAGGCGAGCGAGTCCGTAGCGGTGGAAGCGCCGCTCGAAGACGTCGCAGCTGACGAGGCCGTCGTCGTGGAGGCTCCCGTCGAGGAAGCCTCCGTCGAAGAGGCTCCTGTCGAGGAAGCCCCCGTCGCGGAGGCTCCCGTGGAGGAGGCTCCGGCCGAGGAAGCCGTCGTCGAAGAGGCTCCCGTGAAGGAAGCCCCGGTGGAGGAGCGGAAGCCGGCTGCGAAGCCTGCGGCTGCCAAGCCCGCCGCGGCCAAGCCTGCGGCTGCCAAGCCTGCGGCTGCCAAGCCTGCCGCGGCGCCGAAGCCGGCTGCCAAGCCTGCTGCCGCGCCGAAGCCGTCCATGCCGAAGCCGGGCACTCCCAAGCCCGGTGCCCGCAAGGCCAACTAG
- the rpmI gene encoding 50S ribosomal protein L35 translates to MPKMKTHSGAKKRFKLTGSGKLKRQQANRRHYLEHKPSTLTRRLAGDRIVAKGDAKVIKKMLGL, encoded by the coding sequence ATGCCGAAGATGAAGACCCACAGTGGTGCCAAGAAGCGCTTCAAGCTGACCGGCAGCGGCAAGCTCAAGCGCCAGCAGGCCAACCGCCGCCACTACCTGGAGCACAAGCCCAGCACCCTGACCCGCCGCCTGGCCGGCGACCGCATCGTCGCCAAGGGCGATGCCAAGGTCATCAAGAAGATGCTGGGCCTCTAA
- the rplT gene encoding 50S ribosomal protein L20 translates to MARVKRAVNAHKKRRVVLERAKGYRGQRSRLYRKAKEQLLHSFVYSYGDRRKRKGDFRRLWIQRINAASRANGLTYNRLIQGLKAAEVEVDRRMLAELAVSDAATFAALVKLAKDALPADTSAPKN, encoded by the coding sequence GTGGCACGTGTGAAGCGGGCGGTCAACGCCCACAAGAAGCGTCGGGTTGTTCTTGAGCGCGCCAAGGGTTACCGCGGCCAGCGGTCCCGCCTGTACCGTAAGGCCAAGGAGCAGCTGCTCCACTCGTTCGTTTACAGCTACGGCGACCGCCGTAAGCGTAAGGGCGACTTCCGCCGCCTGTGGATCCAGCGCATCAACGCCGCGTCCCGCGCCAACGGCCTGACCTACAACCGTCTGATCCAGGGCCTCAAGGCCGCTGAGGTCGAGGTTGACCGCCGTATGCTCGCCGAGCTGGCCGTGTCCGACGCCGCCACCTTCGCCGCTCTGGTGAAGCTCGCCAAGGACGCCCTGCCGGCTGACACCTCCGCCCCGAAGAACTAA
- a CDS encoding TrmH family RNA methyltransferase, with protein sequence MSFSERPQAAIMSNPRADRVRDVARLAGRSARSRQGLFLAEGPQSVREALVAHRERLSRGEEGLVTELYASQACLDRYPELAAGAEGVRTRIATDEVLAAMADTVNPQGIVAVCRFLHRPLDEVLDAGPRLLAVLCQVRDPGNAGTVLRAADAAGADAVIYSGSSVDIYNPKAVRSTAGSLFHLPVVTGVDVEDLAARCAERGICILAADGYGSLDLDELQDASAARRLGASGASALSGEQAPSYDLASPTAWFFGNEAQGLAPEELALSDHRVAVPVYGSAESLNLGTAATVCLYASARAQRR encoded by the coding sequence GTGAGCTTTTCCGAGCGCCCCCAAGCCGCCATCATGTCCAATCCCCGGGCCGACCGGGTGAGAGACGTGGCCCGGCTTGCGGGGCGCTCGGCGCGTTCCCGGCAGGGTCTGTTCCTTGCCGAAGGACCGCAGTCCGTGCGTGAAGCCCTCGTGGCCCACCGCGAACGCCTGTCCCGGGGGGAGGAGGGTCTGGTCACCGAGCTGTACGCCAGCCAGGCCTGTCTCGACCGCTACCCGGAACTCGCCGCAGGCGCCGAAGGCGTCCGGACCAGGATCGCCACGGACGAGGTGCTGGCCGCCATGGCCGACACCGTCAATCCGCAGGGCATCGTGGCCGTCTGCCGCTTTCTGCACCGCCCTCTGGACGAAGTGCTCGACGCCGGCCCGCGCCTTCTCGCGGTGCTGTGCCAGGTGCGGGATCCCGGCAATGCCGGCACCGTCCTGCGGGCCGCGGACGCCGCGGGTGCGGACGCCGTGATCTACTCCGGCTCCAGCGTCGACATCTACAACCCCAAGGCCGTGCGTTCAACCGCCGGCTCGCTCTTCCACCTGCCCGTGGTGACCGGCGTCGACGTCGAGGATCTCGCGGCGCGCTGTGCCGAGCGGGGGATCTGCATCCTGGCGGCTGACGGTTACGGTTCCCTGGACCTGGACGAGCTGCAGGACGCCAGCGCGGCTCGCCGCCTCGGAGCGTCCGGTGCCTCTGCCCTGTCCGGTGAGCAGGCGCCGTCGTACGATCTGGCGTCACCCACCGCCTGGTTCTTCGGCAATGAGGCCCAGGGCCTCGCCCCCGAGGAGCTCGCCCTGAGCGACCACCGGGTGGCGGTCCCCGTCTACGGTTCGGCGGAAAGCCTGAACCTCGGCACCGCTGCGACGGTCTGTCTCTACGCCAGCGCCCGCGCACAGCGCCGCTGA
- a CDS encoding cation diffusion facilitator family transporter: MSASGGNKAVVAALSANLAIAAMKFVAYAFTLSSSMLAEAIHSVADSGNQLLLLLGGKRAKRAADAEHPFGYGRERYIYAFIVSIVLFSVGGLFALYEAYEKFHDPHGIEGPFWWVPLAVLVGAIIAEGFSFRTAIREANHIRGRQGWVRFVRNAKQPELPVVLLEDFGALIGLVFALFGVSMTLVTGNGVWDALGTAMIGLLLVAIAIVLALETKSLLIGESATATDVAAIERAIQEDGTRIIHLKTLHLGPEELLVAAKFSVPEGATGAAIAQAIDDAENRIRTAVPTARVIYLEPDIYRAAV; this comes from the coding sequence ATGTCCGCAAGTGGCGGAAACAAGGCCGTAGTGGCCGCTTTGTCCGCGAATCTCGCCATCGCCGCGATGAAGTTCGTGGCGTACGCCTTCACTCTCAGCAGCTCGATGCTGGCCGAGGCGATCCACTCCGTGGCCGATTCCGGGAACCAGCTGCTGCTCCTGCTCGGCGGGAAGCGTGCCAAGCGTGCCGCCGATGCCGAACATCCCTTCGGGTACGGGCGCGAGCGGTACATCTACGCGTTCATCGTCTCGATCGTGCTGTTCAGTGTCGGTGGTCTGTTCGCCCTCTATGAGGCGTACGAGAAGTTCCACGATCCGCACGGCATCGAGGGGCCGTTCTGGTGGGTCCCGCTCGCCGTCCTGGTGGGCGCGATCATCGCCGAAGGCTTCTCCTTCCGCACCGCGATCCGCGAAGCGAATCACATCCGTGGCCGTCAGGGCTGGGTGCGGTTCGTCCGCAACGCGAAGCAGCCTGAGCTGCCCGTGGTGCTCCTCGAGGACTTCGGTGCGCTCATCGGTCTCGTGTTCGCCCTCTTCGGCGTCTCCATGACGCTCGTGACGGGCAATGGCGTCTGGGATGCCCTCGGCACCGCGATGATCGGTCTCCTGCTTGTGGCCATCGCGATCGTCCTCGCGCTCGAGACGAAGTCGCTGCTGATCGGCGAGTCCGCCACCGCGACGGATGTGGCCGCGATCGAGCGGGCCATCCAGGAGGACGGCACCCGCATCATCCACCTCAAGACCCTGCACCTCGGACCGGAGGAACTGCTGGTGGCCGCGAAGTTCAGTGTCCCGGAAGGCGCCACGGGCGCAGCGATCGCCCAGGCCATCGACGACGCCGAGAACCGGATCCGCACCGCCGTCCCCACGGCGCGGGTGATCTATCTGGAACCGGACATCTACCGCGCCGCCGTCTGA
- a CDS encoding MFS transporter, protein MTTSPPAGTIARPRLTSAALTRAIVALAMGGFAIGTVEFAMMGLLREVEHGLHLTTPQAGTLISAYALGVCVGAPLLAAFGARLPRKRLAIGLMLFYAVANASSMLADSYGAMALSRFISGLPHGAYFGIAAVIAASLVPATKRGWAISMVMTGLTVANVIGVPFATWLGQNFGWQLLFALVSVIALLTAGAIALFVPFEASTPGASIRRELGALKRVQVWMALLIGTIGFGGFFATYTYISHTMTEVSHLPESLIPLVVAIYGLGMVIGTIVGGRLADKSVMGSIYRALIAIAIALVLYTVAAPWAPAALIMVFVVGGIGSLLTTPLQTRLLDASPDAPSLASSLNHAALNLANAAGAFLGGVVIALGYGYTAPALVGAVLALLGLGVALTSGRLERRFPVQSVHHDVEH, encoded by the coding sequence GTGACCACCTCTCCCCCGGCCGGGACCATCGCACGTCCTCGCCTCACCTCCGCCGCCCTCACCCGGGCGATCGTCGCCCTCGCCATGGGCGGCTTCGCCATCGGCACCGTGGAATTCGCCATGATGGGCCTGCTCCGGGAAGTCGAGCATGGACTGCACCTGACCACGCCCCAGGCGGGAACGCTCATCTCGGCTTATGCCCTGGGCGTTTGCGTGGGCGCTCCCCTCCTGGCGGCCTTCGGCGCACGGCTTCCGAGGAAGCGCCTCGCCATCGGTCTCATGCTGTTCTACGCCGTCGCCAACGCGTCCAGCATGCTCGCGGACAGCTACGGCGCCATGGCCCTATCGCGCTTCATCTCCGGCCTGCCCCACGGCGCGTATTTCGGCATCGCGGCGGTGATCGCGGCGTCTCTCGTGCCCGCCACCAAGCGTGGCTGGGCCATCTCCATGGTGATGACCGGCCTGACCGTGGCGAATGTCATCGGCGTCCCCTTCGCGACGTGGCTCGGCCAGAACTTCGGGTGGCAGCTGCTCTTCGCCCTCGTCTCGGTGATCGCCCTGCTCACGGCGGGGGCCATCGCCCTCTTCGTGCCGTTTGAAGCGAGCACCCCGGGCGCCAGCATCCGTCGGGAGCTCGGCGCCCTCAAGCGCGTTCAGGTGTGGATGGCGCTGCTGATCGGCACCATAGGGTTCGGCGGGTTCTTCGCCACCTACACGTACATCTCGCACACCATGACCGAGGTGAGCCATCTTCCGGAGAGCCTGATCCCGCTGGTGGTCGCCATCTACGGCCTGGGCATGGTCATCGGAACCATCGTGGGCGGGCGCCTCGCGGACAAGTCCGTGATGGGTTCCATCTACCGTGCGCTCATCGCGATCGCCATCGCCTTGGTGCTCTACACCGTGGCCGCTCCGTGGGCGCCCGCGGCCCTGATCATGGTCTTCGTGGTCGGCGGCATCGGTTCGCTCCTCACCACTCCCCTGCAGACGCGTCTGCTGGACGCTTCCCCGGACGCCCCCAGCCTGGCGTCGTCGCTCAATCACGCCGCACTCAACCTGGCGAACGCGGCCGGCGCCTTCCTGGGCGGCGTCGTGATCGCCCTGGGCTACGGCTACACGGCACCCGCCCTCGTGGGCGCGGTCCTCGCGCTGCTGGGCCTCGGCGTGGCGCTCACGAGCGGACGACTGGAGCGCCGCTTCCCGGTGCAGTCGGTGCACCACGACGTCGAACACTGA
- a CDS encoding (deoxy)nucleoside triphosphate pyrophosphohydrolase, with amino-acid sequence MTIAPRLVVGAAVLDSLTRPRSLLCARRSAPASLAGLWEFPGGKVEPGEEPEAALHRELREELGISVVLGPEVLSGAEHGWVLNEKATMRVWLAEVSEGEPQALEDHDELRWIPLEEGALHALPWIPADFPIVDAVLRRANGS; translated from the coding sequence ATGACTATCGCACCTCGCCTCGTGGTCGGCGCCGCCGTCCTGGATTCCCTCACCCGGCCCCGTTCGTTGCTCTGTGCCCGGCGCAGCGCCCCCGCAAGCCTGGCAGGGCTCTGGGAGTTCCCCGGCGGAAAAGTCGAACCAGGTGAGGAACCGGAGGCTGCTCTGCACCGGGAACTCCGTGAAGAACTCGGGATCTCGGTGGTGCTGGGACCCGAAGTCCTGTCCGGTGCTGAGCACGGCTGGGTGCTCAACGAGAAGGCGACCATGAGGGTGTGGCTCGCGGAGGTGAGCGAGGGCGAGCCGCAGGCGCTCGAGGACCACGATGAACTGCGGTGGATTCCCCTAGAAGAGGGCGCCCTGCACGCCCTGCCGTGGATTCCGGCGGACTTCCCGATCGTGGACGCCGTCCTCCGCCGGGCGAACGGTTCCTGA
- a CDS encoding SIMPL domain-containing protein: MESPTRTISVTGHASAPAVPDVATAHLSIETLAGTVEEAFAQSGRTMDALRDALHSSGVEPRDIATTDRSLRAERKWRDGHDDGLLGYVARGTVRVTLRSLPAAAGILQSAIAAGGEQARLEGFSLDVSDPTAVRSQAREAAWQDALARASQLAASSGVTLGHVLRIEEGSAGGGLPPIAFARVAAAPQADGAIQAGEQDVQVSLSVSWSVD; this comes from the coding sequence ATGGAATCACCGACACGGACCATCTCCGTCACCGGGCACGCGAGCGCCCCCGCGGTGCCGGACGTCGCGACGGCTCACCTGAGCATCGAAACACTGGCCGGCACGGTGGAGGAGGCGTTCGCCCAGTCCGGACGCACCATGGACGCACTGCGGGACGCCCTGCACTCGTCGGGCGTCGAACCGCGCGACATCGCCACCACCGACCGTTCACTTCGCGCCGAGCGGAAATGGCGCGACGGGCACGACGACGGCCTGCTGGGCTACGTCGCACGTGGCACGGTGCGCGTGACGCTCCGCTCCCTGCCCGCCGCGGCGGGGATCCTGCAGAGCGCCATCGCCGCCGGAGGGGAACAGGCCCGGCTCGAAGGATTCTCCCTCGACGTCTCCGATCCCACCGCGGTCCGGTCGCAGGCGCGGGAGGCCGCCTGGCAGGACGCCCTCGCCCGGGCGTCCCAGCTCGCGGCATCGTCGGGTGTCACGCTCGGCCACGTCCTCCGCATCGAGGAAGGCTCCGCCGGTGGCGGGCTTCCTCCCATCGCCTTCGCCCGGGTCGCTGCCGCACCGCAGGCGGACGGCGCCATTCAGGCGGGCGAACAGGACGTCCAGGTGTCGCTCAGCGTGTCCTGGTCCGTGGACTGA
- the pheS gene encoding phenylalanine--tRNA ligase subunit alpha encodes MSETTKEVMAPSPLDEAALQNAVAEALAAFEEAADLEELKTTRLAHTGEKSPLSQANAAIRDLPKDQKSAAGKLIGSARGQVNKALAARTVVLEEENDARILLEETVDVTAAPRRRRAGARHPLSVLQEQVCDIFVGMGWEIAEGPELESEWFNFDALNFQPDHPAREMQDTFFVEPPEAHLLLRTHTSPVQVRSMLERELPVYVLCPGKVFRTDEVDATHTPVFHQFEGLAVDKGLSMADLRGTLEHFARQMFGAEAKIRLRPNYFPFTEPSAELDIWHPGAKGGPQWIEWGGCGMVNPNVLRAAGIDPEVYSGFAFGMGIERTLMFRNEVPDMRDMIEGDIRFSEHFGMEI; translated from the coding sequence ATGTCTGAGACCACTAAGGAAGTCATGGCCCCCAGCCCGTTGGATGAGGCCGCTCTCCAGAACGCTGTCGCAGAAGCCCTGGCAGCCTTTGAGGAGGCCGCCGATCTTGAGGAACTCAAGACCACACGGCTGGCGCACACCGGTGAGAAATCACCCCTGAGCCAGGCGAACGCGGCCATCCGCGATCTGCCCAAGGATCAGAAGAGCGCCGCCGGCAAGCTCATCGGCAGTGCCCGCGGACAGGTGAACAAGGCGCTCGCCGCCCGCACCGTGGTGCTGGAGGAGGAAAACGACGCGCGGATCCTCCTCGAGGAGACCGTGGACGTCACCGCCGCGCCGCGCCGTCGCCGTGCCGGCGCCCGGCACCCGCTCTCCGTGCTCCAGGAGCAGGTCTGCGACATCTTCGTCGGCATGGGCTGGGAGATCGCGGAAGGCCCTGAGCTCGAGTCCGAGTGGTTCAACTTCGATGCCCTGAACTTCCAGCCGGACCACCCGGCGCGCGAGATGCAGGACACTTTCTTCGTGGAGCCCCCGGAGGCCCACTTGCTGCTGCGCACCCACACCTCGCCGGTCCAGGTCCGTTCCATGCTGGAACGCGAACTGCCGGTCTACGTGCTGTGCCCGGGCAAGGTGTTCCGCACAGACGAGGTCGACGCCACCCATACGCCCGTGTTCCACCAGTTCGAAGGGCTGGCCGTCGACAAGGGTCTGTCCATGGCGGACCTGCGCGGCACGCTGGAGCACTTCGCCCGGCAGATGTTCGGCGCGGAAGCCAAGATCCGGCTGCGCCCCAACTACTTCCCCTTCACCGAGCCGAGCGCCGAACTCGACATCTGGCACCCGGGCGCCAAGGGCGGTCCGCAGTGGATCGAGTGGGGTGGCTGCGGCATGGTCAACCCGAACGTGCTCCGCGCGGCCGGGATCGACCCGGAGGTGTACTCCGGTTTCGCGTTCGGCATGGGCATCGAGCGCACCCTCATGTTCCGCAATGAAGTTCCTGACATGCGGGACATGATCGAGGGCGACATTCGTTTCAGCGAGCACTTCGGGATGGAGATCTAA
- the pheT gene encoding phenylalanine--tRNA ligase subunit beta, whose protein sequence is MRIPLSWLREYTELPVGASSEDLMADLVRVGFEEEDVHRPADSISGPVVVGQVLSLVKEPQSNGKTINWCQVRVVPEGQEQTLDGKGIEPSGIQGIVCGAHNFVEGDKVVVTLPGAVLPGDFHISPRKTYGHVSAGMIASARELGLGDEHDGIIVLSTLGLDPELGTDALELFGLTDEAAEINVTPDRSYAFSIRGVAREYAHATGTAFTDPASQVSVPSTLAEGYPVTLSDQAPIYGVPGCDRFVARVVRGVDASRPTPQWMVSRLRLAGIRSISLPVDISNYVMLELGQPNHCYDLDTLEGGIVVRRALPGERILTLDEKDRALDAEDLVIADDSGAIGIAGVMGGARTEVSASTKDILVEAAHFDTISIARARRRHKLPSEASKRFERGVDWYLAPVAAQRVVDLLVELAGGTADEAGTDVGTAPETVNIFLPSGFVSARIGVEYTTEQIVNSLTDLGATVTETEGGWTVTAPSWRNDLETKEDLSEEIARLVGYDKIPATLPVAPPGRGLSRVQKQRRRVMQALADSGLVEVLAYPFVTKASNDVFGTPEAGAAVPAIKLANPLSEEFGWLRTSVLPGLIDTAKRNISRGFRDLELYEAGLVFLPGGELGSAGIPPLGAKPSDEVLDGLNQGIPAQPQHLAGVFTGKDSPAGPGHAPRAWDWADAVDAAQLVADVLGVELVVEQGAHQAFHPGRTAVLRLRSGDLVGYAGELHPKLVKSLDLPARTVAFEIDADVLFDAAADVVVAKPISTFPVATQDVALIVDGDQPAAAVQDALREGAGELLEDVALFDVYVGTGIPEGKKSLAFGLRFRADDRTLTADEASEARASAVALAAERFGAVQR, encoded by the coding sequence GTGCGCATTCCACTTTCCTGGCTCCGTGAGTACACGGAGCTCCCTGTAGGCGCGTCCTCCGAGGACCTGATGGCGGATCTGGTCCGCGTCGGCTTCGAAGAGGAGGACGTGCACCGTCCGGCCGATTCGATCTCCGGCCCCGTCGTGGTGGGTCAGGTCCTGTCCCTCGTCAAGGAACCGCAGAGCAACGGCAAGACCATCAACTGGTGCCAGGTCCGCGTGGTCCCGGAAGGCCAGGAGCAGACGCTGGACGGCAAGGGCATCGAGCCCTCCGGCATCCAGGGCATCGTCTGCGGCGCCCACAACTTCGTGGAGGGTGACAAGGTGGTGGTGACCCTCCCGGGCGCCGTTCTGCCGGGTGACTTCCACATCTCGCCGCGTAAGACCTACGGTCACGTCTCCGCCGGCATGATCGCCTCGGCGCGCGAACTGGGGCTGGGGGATGAGCACGATGGGATCATCGTGCTGTCCACCCTCGGCCTGGACCCGGAGCTCGGCACCGACGCCCTCGAACTGTTCGGTCTGACCGACGAGGCGGCCGAGATCAACGTGACCCCGGACCGCAGCTACGCCTTCAGCATCCGGGGTGTGGCCCGTGAGTACGCGCATGCCACCGGCACCGCCTTCACCGATCCGGCCTCCCAGGTCTCCGTGCCGTCGACGCTCGCCGAGGGCTACCCGGTCACGCTGTCCGACCAGGCGCCGATCTACGGTGTGCCCGGCTGCGACCGCTTCGTGGCCCGCGTGGTCCGCGGCGTGGACGCCAGCCGTCCCACCCCGCAGTGGATGGTCTCCCGGCTCCGGCTTGCCGGCATCCGTTCCATCAGCCTGCCGGTGGACATCTCCAACTACGTCATGCTGGAGCTCGGGCAGCCGAACCACTGCTATGACCTCGACACCCTCGAGGGCGGCATCGTGGTGCGCCGTGCCCTCCCGGGCGAGCGCATCCTCACGCTGGATGAGAAGGACCGTGCGCTCGACGCCGAGGACCTGGTCATCGCGGACGACTCCGGAGCGATCGGGATCGCCGGCGTGATGGGCGGCGCCCGCACCGAGGTGTCCGCGAGCACCAAAGACATCCTGGTGGAGGCGGCCCACTTCGACACGATCTCCATCGCGAGGGCCCGCCGTCGCCACAAGCTGCCGAGCGAAGCGTCCAAGCGGTTCGAACGCGGTGTCGACTGGTACCTGGCGCCCGTCGCCGCACAGCGCGTGGTGGATCTCCTCGTGGAACTCGCCGGTGGGACCGCAGACGAGGCGGGCACTGATGTGGGCACGGCCCCGGAGACGGTGAACATCTTCCTGCCGTCCGGTTTCGTCTCCGCACGGATCGGGGTGGAGTACACCACCGAGCAGATCGTGAACAGCCTGACGGACCTCGGCGCGACCGTGACCGAAACCGAGGGCGGCTGGACCGTCACGGCTCCGAGCTGGCGCAATGATCTGGAGACCAAGGAGGACCTCTCCGAGGAGATCGCCCGCCTGGTCGGCTACGACAAGATCCCTGCCACCCTTCCGGTGGCGCCTCCCGGACGGGGCCTGAGCCGCGTCCAGAAGCAGCGCCGTCGCGTGATGCAGGCCCTCGCGGACTCCGGTCTGGTGGAGGTTCTCGCCTACCCGTTCGTCACGAAGGCGTCCAATGACGTGTTCGGAACGCCGGAGGCCGGTGCCGCGGTGCCTGCCATCAAGCTCGCCAACCCGCTGAGCGAGGAGTTCGGCTGGCTGCGGACCTCCGTGCTCCCGGGCCTGATCGACACCGCCAAACGCAACATCTCGCGTGGTTTCCGTGACCTGGAGCTGTATGAAGCGGGTCTGGTGTTCCTCCCGGGAGGTGAGCTGGGCTCCGCAGGCATCCCGCCGCTGGGTGCCAAGCCTTCTGACGAGGTGTTGGACGGGCTGAACCAGGGCATCCCCGCGCAGCCGCAGCACCTTGCCGGCGTCTTCACGGGCAAGGACAGCCCCGCCGGGCCGGGTCACGCCCCGCGTGCCTGGGACTGGGCCGACGCGGTCGATGCCGCACAGCTCGTGGCCGATGTCCTCGGCGTCGAACTCGTGGTGGAACAGGGCGCGCACCAGGCCTTCCACCCCGGCCGCACCGCCGTGCTGCGTCTGCGGTCCGGGGACCTCGTGGGCTACGCGGGCGAGCTCCACCCCAAGCTCGTGAAGTCCCTCGACCTGCCGGCCCGTACGGTCGCGTTCGAGATCGATGCCGATGTCCTCTTCGACGCCGCGGCCGACGTCGTGGTGGCAAAGCCGATCTCCACCTTCCCGGTGGCGACGCAGGATGTGGCGTTGATCGTCGACGGCGATCAGCCGGCCGCCGCCGTTCAGGACGCGTTGCGTGAAGGAGCCGGTGAGCTCTTGGAGGATGTCGCGCTGTTCGATGTCTACGTGGGCACCGGGATTCCGGAGGGCAAGAAGTCCCTCGCCTTCGGTCTGCGGTTCCGCGCTGACGACCGCACCCTGACCGCTGACGAGGCTTCCGAGGCGCGTGCCTCGGCGGTCGCGCTCGCGGCGGAGCGTTTCGGGGCCGTCCAGCGCTGA
- a CDS encoding ASCH domain-containing protein, protein MTAIDPAWPVSEYAFPGPLRDRLVAALLDGTKTSTSSLLLEYSAKEPVPRAGEHAVVVDSAGVPVAIETVTAVEVCRLDAVTMEHALAEGEGFGNVAEWRAAHEEFWHSAEFRESIGDPGFRVTEDTLVVCVRMAVRALFARP, encoded by the coding sequence ATGACCGCGATCGATCCTGCCTGGCCCGTTTCCGAGTATGCGTTCCCTGGGCCGCTGCGGGATCGGCTCGTGGCCGCGCTGCTTGACGGGACGAAAACGTCCACGTCCTCGCTGCTTCTCGAGTACTCCGCGAAGGAGCCGGTGCCGCGCGCGGGCGAGCACGCCGTCGTCGTCGATTCAGCGGGTGTGCCGGTCGCCATAGAGACGGTGACCGCGGTAGAGGTGTGCCGTCTGGATGCTGTGACGATGGAGCATGCCCTGGCCGAGGGCGAAGGCTTCGGAAACGTCGCCGAATGGCGCGCCGCCCATGAGGAGTTCTGGCACTCAGCCGAATTCCGCGAATCCATCGGAGATCCGGGCTTCCGGGTCACGGAGGACACCCTGGTCGTCTGCGTGAGGATGGCTGTCCGGGCACTCTTCGCCCGTCCTTGA